One window of the Manihot esculenta cultivar AM560-2 chromosome 14, M.esculenta_v8, whole genome shotgun sequence genome contains the following:
- the LOC110599679 gene encoding heme oxygenase 1, chloroplastic yields the protein MASLNPISQYLFNKTHLQLSPSPSLSTVNFQSSFVPKRAYFQFQVPLSRKIVNMPLKAAVVVSATTAEKPKKRYPGEAKGFVEEMRFVAMKLHTREQAKEGEKVVEKPEERAVPKWEPSVEGYLKFLVDSKLVYDTLESIVEKAAYPFYAEFKNTGLERSEKLSKDLEWFKEQGYAIPEPSSPGVSYAQYLKELSEKDPQAFICHFYNIYFAHSAGGRMIGKKVAEKILDKKELEFYKWDGDLSQLLQNVRDKLNKVAESWTREEKNHCLEETEKSFKYSGEILRLILS from the exons ATGGCTTCCCTTAATCCAATCTCTCAATATTTATTCAACAAAACCCACCTCCAATTATCCCCGTCTCCCTCTCTTTCTACTGTTAATTTCCAATCCAGTTTTGTACCCAAAAGAGCTTATTTTCAGTTTCAAGTTCCTTTGTCTCGGAAAATTGTGAATATGCCCTTGAAAGCTGCTGTTGTTGTGTCCGCCACCACTGCGGAGAAGCCCAAAAAGCGATACCCAGGCGAGGCTAAGGGGTTTGTGGAGGAGATGAGGTTTGTGGCGATGAAGTTGCATACCAGGGAGCAggctaaagaaggagagaaggtGGTTGAGAAGCCAGAGGAACGGGCTGTTCCCAAATGGGAACCTTCAGTGGAGGGGTACTTGAAGTTTCTGGTGGATAGCAAGTTGGTTTATGATACTCTTGAATCCATCGTTGAAAAGGCGGCTTATCCTTTCT ATGCTGAATTCAAAAACACTGGATTGGAAAGGTCTGAAAAGCTGTCAAAAGATTTGGAGTGGTTCAAAGAACAGGGATATGCCATTCCAGAACCCTCTTCTCCTGGTGTCAGTTATGCACAGTATCTGAAAGAATTGTCAGAGAAGGATCCTCAAGCTTTTATTTGCCACTTCTACAATATATATTTTGCCCACAGTGCTGGCGGTAGAATGATTGGGAAGAAG GTGGCTGAGAAGATTCTTGACAAAAAGGAATTGGAGTTCTACAAATGGGATGGTGACCTTTCCCAACTGTTGCAGAATGTTAGGGACAAGTTGAATAAAGTTGCTGAG AGCTGGACCAGAGAAGAGAAGAACCATTGTTTGGAAGAAACTGAAAAGTCGTTCAAATATTCAGGAGAGATCCTTCGCCTAATATTATCATGA
- the LOC110631183 gene encoding peroxidase 25, with protein MWWQLVFLVIFVVGLPVQGQLRNGFYASSCPNAENIVRSTVESHFQKDPAIAAGLLRLHFHDCFVQGCDGSILITGSSAERSALPNLGLRGFEVIDDAKSQLEASCPGVVSCADILALAARDAVDLSDGPSWAVPTGRKDGRVSSSSQASNLPSPLDSIAAQKQKFAAKGLDDRDLVTLVGAHTIGQTDCIFFRYRLYNFTTTGNADPTINPSFLGQLQALCPKNGDGSKGVALDTDSQTKFDASFFKNVRDGNGVLESDQRLWDDASTRNFVQNYAGNIRGLLGFRFNFEFTKAMIKMSSIEVKTGSDGEIRQICSKFN; from the exons ATGTGGTGGCAGCTGGTTTTTCTGGTGATTTTCGTGGTGGGTTTGCCTGTTCAAGGCCAGTTGAGAAATGGGTTTTATGCCTCTTCTTGTCCAAATGCTGAGAACATAGTCAGATCAACTGTTGAATCACACTTCCAAAAGGATCCAGCCATTGCTGCTGGATTGCTCAGGCTCCATTTCCATGACTGCTTTGTTCAG GGCTGTGATGGCTCAATATTAATTACAGGGTCTTCTGCTGAGAGAAGTGCATTGCCAAACTTAGGATTAAGAGGATTTGAAGTGATTGACGATGCTAAATCACAGTTAGAGGCCTCGTGCCCTGGTGTGGTCTCTTGTGCTGACATATTGGCACTGGCTGCTCGTGATGCTGTGGACTTG AGTGATGGACCGAGTTGGGCAGTCCCAACTGGGAGGAAAGATGGCAGAGTCTCATCGTCGTCCCAAGCATCGAATTTGCCTTCGCCTCTTGATTCCATCGCTGCCCAGAAGCAAAAATTTGCAGCTAAAGGCCTTGATGATCGTGACCTCGTTACCTTAGTAG GGGCACATACCATAGGCCAAACGGACTGCATATTCTTCAGGTATCGGTTATACAATTTCACAACAACAGGCAATGCAGACCCAACAATAAATCCATCATTCCTCGGACAACTCCAAGCCCTTTGTCCCAAAAATGGAGATGGATCCAAAGGAGTTGCATTAGACACAGACAGCCAGACAAAGTTCGATGCAAGCTTTTTCAAGAATGTAAGAGATGGTAATGGAGTTTTGGAGTCTGATCAAAGGCTCTGGGATGATGCTTCTACTCGTAATTTCGTCCAAAATTATGCAGGCAACATTAGAGGATTGCTTGGGTTTAGGTTTAATTTTGAGTTCACCAAGGCTATGATTAAAATGAGCAGCATTGAAGTTAAGACCGGATCGGATGGAGAGATCAGACAGATTTGCTCTAagttcaattaa
- the LOC110600247 gene encoding ethylene-responsive transcription factor WIN1, with amino-acid sequence MVQSKKFRGVRQRHWGSWVSEIRHPLLKRRIWLGTFETAEEAARAYDQAAILMSGRNAKTNFPVSQTPNGDPKSTEHSSSTANTAAAAPPNGLSEILHAKLRKCGKAPSPSMTCLRLDTENSHIGVWQKRAGQRSDSHWVMTVQLGKRNQQVSDGTLPLAESSGTPPGPQLRTEMDEEERIALQMIEELLNRNCPSPSFGDQDGDDGSFCL; translated from the exons ATGGTGCAATCAAAGAAGTTCAGAGGAGTCAGGCAGCGTCATTGGGGTTCTTGGGTATCTGAAATTCGACATCCTTTACT GAAGAGGAGGATATGGCTAGGGACATTTGAAACGGCAGAAGAGGCAGCTCGAGCCTATGACCAAGCTGCAATCTTGATGAGTGGCCGCAACGCCAAAACCAATTTTCCTGTATCTCAAACGCCAAACGGAGACCCAAAGTCCACTGAACATTCCTCAAGTACTGCTAATACTGCTGCTGCTGCTCCACCTAATGGTTTATCTGAAATCCTGCACGCCAAGCTTCGAAAGTGCGGCAAAGCACCATCTCCTTCCATGACATGTTTGAGGCTTGACACAGAGAACTCCCACATTGGGGTGTGGCAAAAGCGAGCTGGGCAGCGCTCTGATTCCCACTGGGTCATGACCGTGCAGCTTGGAAAGAGAAACCAACAGGTTTCTGATGGTACATTACCATTGGCTGAGTCGTCGGGGACTCCACCGGGGCCGCAGTTGAGAACAGAGATGGATGAAGAAGAGAGAATTGCACTGCAAATGATAGAAGAGCTTCTCAACAGGAACTGTCCAAGCCCATCATTTGGTGATCAAGATGGTGATGATGGTAGCTTCTGTCTCTGA
- the LOC110600429 gene encoding SPX domain-containing protein 1, producing MKFGKSLSNQIEETLPEWRDKFLSYKELKKRLKLIEPNKGGDRPIKRPRLDARDSTDGAVGRDNKDGMTKEEIDFINLLEDELEKFNAFFVEKEEEYIIKLKELQDRVAKARDSNEEMIKIRKEIVDFHGEMVLLENYSALNYTGLVKILKKYDKRTGALIRLPFIQKVLQQPFFTTDLLYKLVKECENMLDRLFPTYESASLAEAVDGDEGCDPSTSAAANNDGLLRVPKELAEIELMESSYMKSTVSALRILKEIRSRSSTVSVFSLPPLQLTGLEDTWKKVPILEQVAK from the exons ATGAAGTTCGGCAAGAGCCTTAGCAACCAGATCGAGGAGACCTTGCCTGAATGGCGAGACAAGTTCCTGTCCTAcaaggagctcaagaagagattgaagCTCATAGAGCCAAACAAAGGTGGAGATAGGCCTATCAAACGCCCCAGATTGGACGCTAGAGATAGTACAGATGGCGCCGTTGGAAGAGACAATAAAGATGGTATGACAAAAGAGGAGATCGATTTCATTAATCTGTTGGAGGATGAGCTCGAGAAATTCAACGCCTTCTTCGTCGAGAAGGAAGAGGAATATATCATCAAATTGAAG GAGCTGCAGGATAGGGTAGCAAAGGCACGGGATTCCAATGAGGAGATGATAAAAATAAGGAAGGAGATTGTCGACTTCCATGGAGAGATGGTTTTGCTGGAGAATTATAGTGCGCTTAACTACACAG GATTGGTAAAAATACTGAAGAAGTATGACAAAAGAACTGGTGCTCTCATTCGGTTGCCCTTCATCCAGAAGGTCTTGCAACAGCCCTTCTTTACAACTGACCTGCTATACAAGCTTGTAAAAGAGTGCGAGAACATGCTTGATCGCCTATTTCCCACATATGAATCAGCATCTTTAGCCGAAGCAGTTGATGGGGATGAAGGATGTGATCCATCAACTTCTGCCGCAGCCAACAATGATGGTCTGCTCAGAGTGCCCAAGGAACTTGCCGAGATTGAACTTATGGAGAGTTCATACATGAAGAGTACCGTTTCAGCATTACGGATCTTGAAGGAAATTCGGAGCAGAAGCTCTACTGTTAGTGTGTTTTCATTGCCACCACTGCAGTTGACTGGGTTGGAGGATACTTGGAAGAAGGTACCCATTCTGGAACAGGTTGCCAAGTGA